One Deinococcus aerius DNA segment encodes these proteins:
- a CDS encoding magnesium transporter CorA family protein yields the protein MLTYYRSIGGKLQVLDGYTDGCWINATAPTAEELARVSRETGLPLDYLSYPLDPDERSRFEREDGQLLIIMQTSYRLGEDSDIPYDTVPLGILHTDHCIVTVCATENPVVNDVVNGLVRRVSTSKKNRLTLQLFLRNAQRFLIDVRQINKQVDRIEDRMETATRNRELMDLLKLEKSLVYFITGLKANEAMMERVKRDRIFEMYEEDSDLLDDVLIENLQAIEMANIASNILTSMAGAFASVISNNVNQVVKVLTVTTILVAIPTLVTSIFGMNVPLPFHSNPEGFWIVLSIAVALAATLAFLFYRWRVF from the coding sequence ATGCTGACCTACTACCGCAGCATCGGCGGCAAGCTCCAGGTCCTCGACGGCTACACTGACGGCTGCTGGATCAACGCGACCGCCCCCACCGCCGAGGAACTCGCCCGGGTGAGCCGCGAGACCGGCCTCCCCCTCGACTACCTGAGTTACCCCCTCGACCCCGACGAGAGAAGCCGTTTCGAGCGCGAGGACGGCCAGCTCCTCATCATCATGCAGACGAGCTACCGCCTGGGCGAGGACAGCGACATCCCCTACGACACGGTGCCGCTGGGCATCCTGCACACCGACCACTGTATCGTGACGGTGTGCGCCACCGAGAACCCGGTCGTGAACGACGTGGTGAACGGGCTGGTGCGCCGGGTCTCCACCTCCAAGAAGAACCGCCTGACCCTGCAACTGTTCCTGCGCAACGCCCAGCGGTTCCTGATCGACGTGCGGCAGATCAACAAGCAGGTGGACCGCATCGAGGACCGGATGGAGACGGCCACCCGCAACCGGGAACTCATGGACCTCCTGAAGCTCGAAAAGAGCCTGGTGTACTTCATCACCGGCCTCAAGGCGAACGAGGCGATGATGGAGCGCGTCAAGCGCGACCGCATCTTCGAGATGTACGAGGAGGACTCGGACCTGCTCGACGACGTGCTCATCGAGAACCTCCAGGCCATCGAGATGGCGAACATCGCCAGCAACATCCTGACGAGCATGGCGGGCGCGTTCGCCTCGGTCATCAGCAACAACGTCAACCAGGTCGTGAAGGTGCTCACAGTGACGACGATTCTCGTGGCGATCCCCACGCTTGTCACGAGCATCTTCGGCATGAACGTGCCCTTGCCGTTCCACAGCAATCCCGAGGGCTTCTGGATCGTGCTGAGTATCGCCGTCGCCCTGGCCGCCACGCTCGCCTTCCTGTTCTACCGCTGGCGGGTGTTCTGA
- a CDS encoding SufE family protein encodes MTHPAPLPEKLQNIVNVFRSAPKPLRLQALLEYSRKLPPLPEKYVEHPEFLQPVPECASPFFLVTERTDSGGVNMYFKVPEEAPTVRGYAGILHEALQGEKPETILNIPDQFYMDMGLTELITPMRLRGMGAILMRLKNDVREHAGG; translated from the coding sequence ATGACCCACCCCGCCCCCCTGCCCGAGAAGCTCCAGAACATCGTCAACGTGTTCCGCTCGGCGCCCAAGCCGCTGCGCCTCCAGGCCCTGCTGGAGTACAGCCGCAAGCTGCCCCCCCTGCCCGAGAAGTACGTCGAGCATCCCGAGTTCCTCCAGCCCGTGCCCGAGTGCGCCAGCCCCTTTTTCCTGGTGACCGAGCGGACGGACTCCGGCGGCGTGAACATGTACTTCAAGGTGCCCGAGGAGGCTCCCACCGTGCGCGGCTACGCGGGCATCCTGCACGAGGCGCTGCAAGGCGAGAAGCCCGAGACGATCCTGAATATCCCGGATCAGTTCTACATGGACATGGGCCTGACCGAACTCATCACGCCCATGCGCCTGCGCGGGATGGGCGCGATCCTGATGCGGCTGAAGAACGACGTTCGGGAACACGCGGGGGGGTAA
- the rdgB gene encoding RdgB/HAM1 family non-canonical purine NTP pyrophosphatase: protein MRVVVATGNAGKVREIEEALGGLGWRLEGLNGLPLPEETGTTYEENAALKACAAALTMGLPALADDSGLEVEVLGGQPGVYSARFGNRATDTERNLYLLERMRYMANRRARFVSVVILAHPDGQIETYRGELTGTLLEGPRGENGFGYDPLFVPDGETRTLAEMTVAEKRQISHRGRALAALMRAHADGRLAPSS, encoded by the coding sequence ATGCGGGTGGTCGTGGCGACGGGGAACGCCGGAAAGGTGCGCGAGATCGAGGAGGCCCTGGGCGGCCTGGGCTGGCGGCTGGAGGGTCTGAACGGCCTGCCCCTGCCCGAGGAGACGGGCACGACCTACGAGGAGAACGCCGCGCTCAAGGCCTGCGCGGCGGCCCTGACCATGGGCCTGCCCGCCCTGGCCGACGACTCCGGCCTGGAGGTCGAGGTGCTGGGTGGGCAGCCCGGCGTGTACAGCGCCCGCTTCGGGAACCGTGCGACCGACACCGAGCGGAACCTCTACCTGCTCGAACGGATGCGGTACATGGCGAATCGCCGCGCCCGCTTCGTCTCCGTGGTCATCCTGGCCCACCCCGACGGCCAGATCGAGACGTACCGGGGCGAGCTGACGGGCACCCTGCTCGAAGGCCCCCGCGGCGAGAACGGCTTCGGCTACGACCCCCTCTTCGTCCCCGACGGCGAAACCCGCACCCTGGCCGAGATGACGGTGGCCGAGAAGCGGCAGATCAGCCACCGGGGCCGGGCGCTGGCGGCGCTGATGCGGGCGCACGCGGACGGCCGACTGGCGCCTTCAAGCTGA
- a CDS encoding GGDEF domain-containing protein, translating to MSAEAQLRRYHQLVQMLAALARSSGQVDAVVQTVHWQAGALFPAQVTLLALLEPEGDWRWELYEGEQRYTQRLPFYPEGILETVLRGEPLSIPDIEAYLAEHPVRVRRLVDHDEVLLEIGEEEPEEPVLSMLFVPLEVRGARVGVLSVQSYAPAAFDDTDLQFLDLLGQHVSIALENAGLREELERATLTDALTGLPNRRAFGRDAPLALERARREGRDLTLVMLDVHDFKSVNDTFGHPVGDAVLATLGRVFREALPAPGAAFRLSGDEFALLVWEAEDRLGDLARRIEEGLRTAEWPPGLGPVCLQGGAAQAGPGASLHDWLSLADARMYCAKRGRARGLHVCWGLDFGREDVSA from the coding sequence ATGTCGGCCGAAGCCCAACTCAGGCGGTATCACCAGCTCGTACAGATGCTGGCCGCCCTCGCGCGCAGCAGCGGGCAGGTGGACGCGGTCGTGCAGACGGTCCACTGGCAGGCGGGCGCGCTCTTTCCCGCCCAGGTCACGCTGCTGGCGCTGCTGGAGCCGGAGGGCGACTGGCGGTGGGAACTCTACGAGGGCGAGCAGCGCTACACCCAGCGCCTCCCCTTCTACCCCGAGGGCATCCTGGAGACGGTGCTGCGGGGGGAGCCGCTCTCCATCCCCGACATAGAAGCCTACCTCGCCGAGCATCCCGTCCGCGTCCGGCGGCTGGTGGACCACGACGAGGTTCTGCTGGAGATCGGGGAGGAGGAACCCGAGGAGCCCGTCCTGTCCATGCTGTTCGTGCCGCTGGAGGTCCGGGGCGCCCGCGTGGGCGTGCTGTCGGTGCAGAGCTACGCGCCCGCCGCCTTCGACGACACCGACCTGCAATTCCTGGACCTGCTGGGCCAGCATGTCTCCATCGCCTTGGAGAACGCGGGGCTGCGCGAGGAGCTGGAGCGGGCGACGCTCACCGACGCCCTGACTGGCCTCCCCAACCGCCGCGCCTTCGGGCGGGACGCGCCGCTGGCCCTGGAGAGAGCCCGCCGGGAGGGGCGCGACCTGACCCTGGTGATGCTCGACGTGCACGACTTCAAGAGCGTCAACGACACCTTCGGGCACCCGGTGGGCGACGCGGTGCTTGCCACCCTCGGGCGGGTGTTCCGGGAGGCCCTGCCCGCGCCGGGGGCCGCCTTCCGCCTGAGCGGCGACGAGTTCGCCCTCCTCGTGTGGGAGGCCGAGGACCGGCTGGGCGACCTGGCGCGGCGGATCGAGGAGGGGTTGCGGACCGCCGAATGGCCGCCTGGTCTCGGCCCGGTGTGTCTTCAGGGGGGCGCGGCGCAGGCCGGGCCGGGGGCTTCCCTCCACGACTGGCTCTCGCTGGCCGACGCGCGCATGTACTGCGCCAAGCGGGGGCGGGCGCGCGGGCTGCATGTGTGCTGGGGCCTGGACTTCGGCCGGGAGGATGTTTCGGCGTGA